From a single Planococcus shenhongbingii genomic region:
- a CDS encoding GGDEF domain-containing protein, translated as MIASIHQNIFELVWNNTNDAIFTIGYDGRILSTNPSFESILGWKQEDLNDADCFPFFATISPAEHEAQLALFRQGQDIPYHVTKRKQKDGQVLDILASYWAVNEGDVLAVGMYKDFTEQMGIQRRLEASETCYRNLIEFIPDAVFVENNGEIVFANTSALQLTGTASVSELLGQSIWDFLKTDDRETLSEQIKQALARKEPIIEQVSQLTGETIWVEIKAMNINFEGEPVIQLLLRDVTAKKNYEAQLEYLAFHDPLTGLTNRRYFTEQINEAIERATAHGEMLAFLYIDIDKFKGINDTEGHQIGDELLKQFAGRLRANIRGENVLCRVGGDEFLVLIDKVKGKGVVEKVAERLHQAFQEPYFLEGREIVATSSIGISLFPEDGENSTTLILRADKALYKAKAQRNQYQFYIKE; from the coding sequence ATGATCGCAAGCATTCACCAAAACATCTTCGAACTGGTCTGGAACAACACGAACGATGCCATCTTCACCATCGGCTACGATGGACGGATTCTGTCGACCAATCCCTCGTTTGAGAGCATTTTGGGCTGGAAGCAAGAAGACTTGAACGATGCCGATTGCTTTCCGTTCTTTGCGACTATTTCGCCGGCCGAACATGAAGCGCAATTGGCGTTGTTCCGACAGGGGCAGGATATTCCCTACCATGTGACAAAGCGGAAACAAAAAGATGGACAGGTGTTGGATATCCTGGCTTCTTACTGGGCAGTCAATGAAGGCGACGTGCTGGCAGTGGGCATGTACAAGGATTTCACGGAACAGATGGGCATTCAACGGAGGCTGGAGGCCAGTGAAACCTGTTACCGCAATTTGATCGAGTTTATTCCGGATGCGGTTTTTGTCGAGAATAACGGAGAAATTGTCTTTGCCAATACTTCGGCTCTGCAACTGACCGGAACTGCTAGCGTATCTGAGCTTCTCGGACAATCGATTTGGGATTTCTTGAAGACTGACGACCGAGAAACCTTGTCAGAACAAATCAAGCAGGCGCTGGCCAGAAAAGAACCGATCATTGAACAAGTTTCACAGCTCACGGGAGAGACCATTTGGGTAGAAATCAAAGCAATGAATATCAATTTTGAAGGAGAACCGGTGATTCAACTGCTGCTGCGGGATGTCACGGCCAAGAAAAATTATGAAGCGCAGCTGGAATACCTGGCTTTTCATGACCCCTTAACCGGATTGACGAACCGGCGCTACTTTACGGAACAGATCAATGAGGCGATTGAACGCGCTACAGCGCACGGGGAGATGCTGGCTTTTCTGTATATTGACATCGATAAATTCAAAGGCATCAACGATACGGAAGGCCATCAGATAGGCGACGAGTTATTGAAACAATTTGCCGGAAGGCTGCGTGCGAATATCCGAGGAGAAAATGTCCTTTGCCGGGTAGGGGGCGATGAGTTTCTCGTGCTGATCGATAAAGTGAAGGGCAAAGGAGTGGTGGAAAAAGTTGCTGAACGCCTGCATCAGGCATTCCAGGAACCTTACTTTCTGGAAGGACGGGAAATCGTAGCCACCTCCAGCATCGGCATCTCGTTATTTCCGGAAGACGGAGAAAATTCAACCACGCTGATCTTACGGGCGGACAAAGCTTTATACAAAGCAAAAGCCCAGCGGAACCAGTATCAATTTTACATTAAAGAATAA
- a CDS encoding DoxX family protein, whose amino-acid sequence MMDIGLLIIRVVIGLLFAAHGAQKLFGWFGGHGLAGTAGWMESLGLKPGKTMALTAGLSELIGGLLLVIGFLTPLAALLIAGTMVMAIVKVHLPNGLWSTANGYEYNLVILAVVIGLALTGAGQYALDALLF is encoded by the coding sequence ATGATGGATATAGGTTTATTGATTATTAGAGTGGTAATTGGATTGTTGTTTGCGGCTCATGGAGCACAAAAACTATTTGGCTGGTTTGGTGGACACGGCCTGGCAGGAACTGCCGGCTGGATGGAATCGCTAGGACTGAAACCAGGAAAGACCATGGCCCTTACAGCAGGATTATCCGAATTGATCGGCGGGCTGTTATTGGTAATCGGCTTCTTGACGCCACTGGCTGCCCTATTGATCGCAGGAACCATGGTGATGGCCATTGTCAAAGTACATCTGCCGAACGGCTTATGGTCTACGGCGAACGGCTATGAATACAATTTGGTAATCCTGGCGGTAGTGATCGGTCTGGCGTTAACTGGTGCTGGCCAATACGCTCTTGACGCATTGTTATTCTGA
- a CDS encoding ring-cleaving dioxygenase, whose protein sequence is MKKTAGIHHITAIVGHPQENVDFYAGVLGLRLVKKTVNFDDPGTYHLYFGDGGGKPGTIITFFPWANAYPGKIGAGQVGVTSYVVPTGALSFWEERLKGFNIPFAKEERFGETYLLFEDPHGLQLELVEREQGDLNHFEFGGITPAVAIKGFGGATLLSSRPDQTAKTLEEVMGLEKVGEEGDLIRFHSSSDIGNVIDVKATPLGRGQMGVGTVHHIAWRAEDDQDHVEWQEHVRNHGFGVTEVKDRNYFNALYFREHGEILFEIATDPPGFAHDETPETMGEKLMLPEQYETRREQLTEALIPIEVRPLD, encoded by the coding sequence ATGAAAAAAACAGCTGGAATTCACCATATCACGGCCATTGTTGGCCATCCGCAAGAGAACGTTGATTTCTATGCCGGCGTATTGGGCTTGCGCCTCGTCAAGAAAACCGTGAACTTCGACGACCCGGGAACGTACCATTTGTATTTCGGCGATGGCGGCGGGAAACCGGGAACCATCATTACATTCTTCCCATGGGCAAATGCGTACCCGGGGAAAATCGGCGCTGGACAAGTCGGCGTAACTTCTTATGTCGTTCCAACAGGTGCGTTGTCTTTCTGGGAAGAACGGCTGAAAGGATTTAACATCCCGTTTGCGAAAGAAGAGCGTTTCGGCGAGACGTACTTATTGTTTGAGGATCCGCATGGCCTCCAACTGGAACTGGTTGAACGGGAACAAGGGGATTTGAACCACTTTGAGTTCGGCGGCATTACACCGGCTGTCGCCATCAAAGGATTCGGCGGCGCAACGCTGCTTTCCTCACGTCCGGATCAAACGGCGAAGACCCTGGAAGAAGTGATGGGGCTGGAGAAAGTCGGAGAAGAAGGCGACTTGATTCGTTTCCATTCGTCCAGCGATATCGGCAATGTCATCGATGTCAAAGCAACCCCTCTAGGACGCGGCCAGATGGGCGTCGGCACCGTGCACCACATTGCATGGCGCGCAGAAGACGACCAGGATCATGTGGAGTGGCAGGAACATGTCCGAAACCACGGATTTGGCGTCACCGAAGTCAAAGACCGCAATTATTTCAACGCGCTGTACTTTCGGGAGCACGGCGAAATCCTATTCGAAATTGCGACCGATCCGCCTGGCTTTGCGCATGACGAAACCCCGGAAACGATGGGTGAAAAATTGATGTTGCCGGAGCAGTACGAAACGCGCCGCGAACAATTGACGGAGGCACTGATTCCGATCGAAGTCCGCCCACTCGATTAA
- a CDS encoding branched-chain amino acid transporter permease, protein MTMTLTQQVVTIAMVIIGTMLTRFLPFLIFPPNKATPKYVQYLGNVLPAAVIGLLVIYCLKDVNLFSGSRGIPEFLAIAVVAVLHVWKRQMLLSIAGGTIVYMLLVQTVF, encoded by the coding sequence ATGACGATGACTTTAACGCAGCAAGTTGTAACGATTGCGATGGTGATTATCGGCACCATGCTCACCCGATTCCTTCCTTTTCTCATTTTTCCACCGAACAAAGCTACGCCAAAGTATGTCCAGTATCTGGGGAATGTCTTACCAGCCGCTGTCATTGGGCTGCTGGTCATTTACTGCCTGAAGGATGTCAATCTGTTTTCGGGAAGCCGGGGCATCCCGGAATTTTTGGCAATTGCTGTCGTAGCGGTGCTGCATGTCTGGAAGAGGCAAATGCTTTTGTCGATTGCAGGAGGGACCATCGTTTATATGCTTTTGGTGCAAACGGTATTTTAA
- a CDS encoding Gfo/Idh/MocA family protein has product MRFGIIGTNWITDRLLKAARDLPAFSIGAVYSRTEERGREFAAKYGVAAVYTDLAEMFQSGNIDAVYIASPNTFHVEQSILALENGIHVLCEKPAVTSVAEMDRVIEASRKHGKMYMEAMKSIVTPTFLNLKKNMDKVGQIRRFVFHFNQYSSRYDKYKEGIIENAFKPEFGNGAKMDLGVYCIAPIIHLAGEPERVLKNSYSLSTGADGQGSMILDYKEFEAVVMYSKITDSYVPCEIQGEEGVIEINKISDPTQVAIKYRDGQTEDLSMPQKFDTMYYELKEFMNCAENGQIESAINTHEISRQVIKVLT; this is encoded by the coding sequence ATGAGATTTGGAATTATAGGAACCAATTGGATTACCGACCGGCTGCTCAAAGCTGCAAGAGATCTACCGGCGTTTAGCATCGGCGCCGTATACTCAAGGACAGAAGAGCGGGGAAGGGAGTTTGCTGCGAAATATGGAGTTGCGGCTGTTTATACGGATTTGGCTGAAATGTTCCAAAGCGGAAACATTGATGCAGTTTATATCGCTTCACCTAATACGTTTCACGTGGAACAAAGTATATTGGCGCTGGAAAACGGCATTCACGTCCTCTGTGAGAAGCCTGCGGTCACTTCCGTTGCAGAGATGGACCGTGTCATTGAAGCTTCCCGAAAGCACGGAAAAATGTATATGGAAGCGATGAAATCGATTGTCACTCCAACTTTTTTAAACCTGAAAAAGAATATGGATAAGGTTGGCCAAATCCGGCGTTTTGTCTTCCATTTCAATCAGTATTCTTCCCGCTACGACAAATATAAAGAAGGCATCATTGAAAATGCCTTCAAACCGGAGTTCGGGAATGGAGCGAAAATGGATTTAGGGGTTTATTGCATCGCGCCGATTATCCATCTTGCAGGCGAGCCGGAAAGGGTCCTGAAGAATAGCTATTCCTTATCAACAGGTGCAGATGGCCAAGGGAGTATGATTCTGGATTACAAAGAGTTCGAAGCAGTTGTCATGTATTCGAAAATTACCGATTCGTATGTACCATGCGAAATCCAAGGCGAAGAAGGCGTCATTGAAATCAATAAAATCAGTGACCCCACTCAAGTGGCCATCAAATACCGGGACGGGCAGACGGAAGACCTTTCTATGCCTCAGAAATTTGACACGATGTATTATGAGCTGAAGGAATTTATGAATTGCGCGGAAAACGGGCAAATTGAATCCGCCATCAATACGCATGAAATATCCCGGCAAGTCATCAAAGTTCTTACATAG
- a CDS encoding LysR family transcriptional regulator — protein MNERDWLILKVLYEKKNITKTAENLYISQPSLTKRIQQIEQEYGRTLVVRGTKGVQFTPEGEFLAKCADEMLERFYQIKDQVLNMGQEVSGTLRLGVSNYITRHKLPALLKLFGDQFPKVNYKVRTGWSRDIFNLAYNQEVHVGIVRGDYNWPGPKHLLFEENLCIFSKEKIGLHELPSMPRIEYETDNLLKTMIDNWWTGTFSQPPLLGMEVDKADTCKEMVLNGLGYGILPSVLIENHDTLHQINLEDKSGNPLVRRTWLLYREEALRSKAANEFVQFVRTIDFKKNL, from the coding sequence ATGAACGAACGTGACTGGCTTATCTTAAAAGTGCTTTATGAAAAAAAGAACATCACGAAAACAGCTGAAAATTTGTATATTTCTCAGCCTTCTTTAACCAAACGGATTCAGCAAATAGAACAGGAATACGGGAGGACCCTTGTCGTTCGAGGCACAAAAGGTGTTCAGTTTACTCCAGAAGGAGAATTCTTAGCCAAATGCGCAGATGAAATGCTCGAACGTTTTTACCAAATCAAAGATCAGGTCTTGAATATGGGACAGGAAGTCAGCGGCACTTTGCGGCTGGGAGTTTCAAATTATATAACCAGACACAAGCTTCCAGCCCTACTCAAGCTATTCGGGGACCAATTCCCGAAAGTGAATTACAAAGTGAGAACCGGCTGGAGCCGGGACATTTTCAATCTTGCTTATAATCAGGAAGTCCATGTCGGAATTGTCCGCGGCGATTATAATTGGCCTGGACCGAAGCATCTTTTGTTCGAAGAAAATCTCTGCATCTTTTCCAAGGAAAAAATTGGGCTGCACGAATTGCCTTCCATGCCAAGAATCGAATATGAAACAGATAATTTGTTAAAAACAATGATTGATAATTGGTGGACCGGCACATTTTCTCAGCCGCCCTTGCTCGGAATGGAAGTGGATAAAGCCGATACCTGCAAAGAAATGGTCTTGAATGGTTTGGGATACGGCATCCTTCCCAGTGTCCTTATTGAAAATCATGATACTCTCCATCAAATCAACTTAGAAGACAAATCCGGAAATCCATTGGTGAGAAGAACCTGGCTGCTTTACCGCGAAGAAGCTCTCCGGTCGAAAGCCGCTAATGAATTTGTACAGTTTGTCCGAACAATCGATTTTAAAAAGAATTTATAA
- a CDS encoding PLP-dependent aminotransferase family protein — translation MPVNSFDQYPMSWKPDKKALKRPVFSSLASMLEQDIANGFLAPGSKLPPQRELADFLDLNFTTITRAYKVCERKGLIYAITGSGTFVAPNAARSITISADHTPNRIELGFVTSFEQTNAHVTDTLQKVAKKSYVEQLLNYNDPTGMPHQKTAALNWMEPLGIYSDPDRVAIVSGAQNALAVTLMALFEPGNRIATDLYTYSNFIELAKLFHIQLVPIIGDQFGMLPGELEKQCSQITVHGIFLMPSCSNPTTITIPDFRKQELAAVIRKHRLILIEDDIHAFLTAGIITDYQQPMFNLLPEQTVYICGTSKSICSGLRVAYMVFGNGMRDRISQAIFNINVKTSSFDAEVITELILSGKAQEIVLQKKELAEQANDLYFSYFPSAENSGHPLSFYRWLQIDENIGNAEVEAEMEKHGIRVFHSDRFLSGQTTSNKYLRIALSSTGSLDELETGLKIIKQLLD, via the coding sequence ATGCCCGTCAATTCATTTGATCAATACCCTATGTCCTGGAAACCGGATAAGAAAGCGTTGAAACGCCCTGTCTTTTCCTCACTTGCTTCTATGCTGGAACAAGATATTGCCAACGGCTTTCTTGCTCCTGGTTCAAAACTGCCTCCACAGCGGGAACTGGCCGACTTTCTGGATCTGAATTTCACTACTATCACCCGGGCTTACAAAGTATGTGAAAGAAAAGGCTTAATCTATGCCATTACAGGAAGCGGAACTTTTGTCGCCCCGAATGCAGCACGGTCCATCACCATTTCAGCGGACCATACGCCCAACCGCATCGAGCTTGGTTTTGTTACCTCTTTTGAGCAGACCAATGCGCACGTAACAGATACTCTTCAGAAGGTAGCGAAGAAAAGCTATGTGGAACAATTGCTGAATTACAATGATCCAACAGGGATGCCTCATCAAAAAACTGCCGCGCTCAACTGGATGGAACCGCTTGGCATCTATTCGGACCCGGACCGCGTCGCAATTGTTTCCGGTGCCCAAAATGCTTTAGCAGTTACTTTGATGGCGTTATTCGAACCTGGCAATCGAATTGCTACTGATTTATATACCTATTCAAATTTCATTGAATTGGCGAAACTGTTTCATATTCAATTAGTTCCTATTATTGGAGACCAATTCGGGATGCTGCCGGGTGAACTGGAAAAGCAGTGCAGCCAAATTACTGTTCACGGCATTTTCCTGATGCCTTCTTGCAGCAATCCAACCACCATTACGATTCCGGATTTCCGCAAACAGGAATTGGCCGCAGTTATCCGTAAACACCGGTTAATCTTGATTGAAGACGACATTCATGCCTTTCTTACAGCAGGCATCATCACCGATTACCAGCAGCCGATGTTCAATTTACTGCCAGAGCAAACCGTCTATATTTGCGGCACCTCTAAGTCCATCTGCTCTGGTTTGCGCGTTGCCTATATGGTTTTTGGCAATGGAATGCGTGATAGAATCTCTCAGGCGATTTTCAATATCAATGTAAAGACCTCTTCTTTTGACGCAGAAGTCATTACTGAGCTGATTTTATCGGGAAAAGCCCAAGAAATTGTTTTGCAAAAGAAAGAGCTTGCTGAACAGGCGAATGATTTGTATTTCAGCTATTTTCCTTCGGCTGAAAATAGCGGGCATCCGCTCAGTTTTTACCGTTGGCTTCAAATAGATGAAAACATCGGGAATGCTGAAGTAGAAGCCGAAATGGAGAAGCATGGGATTCGCGTGTTTCATTCCGACCGCTTCTTAAGCGGACAGACTACTTCAAATAAGTATTTGCGCATTGCGCTTTCTTCAACGGGTTCTCTGGATGAACTGGAGACGGGTTTAAAAATCATTAAGCAGCTTCTCGACTAA
- the azlC gene encoding azaleucine resistance protein AzlC yields MKRYPHIQLAFKAAFPYTVPIFAGFLFLGIAYGIFMNSLGFHAIYPILMSFLIFAGSMEFVAANLLLLAFNPINALFLTLMVNARHLFYGISMLDKFKGVGNKRWYLIFGLCDESFSINYSAKVPKDVDKGWFFFFVTLLNHSYWVIGSTIGGIFGSLVVFNTEGLEFVMTALFVVIFIEQLMTGKKYASALTGLGLSTACLVVFGGTNFTIPAMLAILGVLTLFRRPMEKKVEVTA; encoded by the coding sequence ATGAAAAGATATCCTCATATACAATTGGCATTTAAAGCGGCTTTTCCATACACCGTACCTATTTTTGCTGGGTTTCTTTTCTTAGGGATCGCTTACGGCATCTTTATGAATTCATTGGGATTCCATGCCATTTACCCAATTTTGATGAGTTTTTTAATATTTGCCGGATCTATGGAGTTTGTGGCAGCAAATTTATTGCTTCTCGCTTTCAACCCGATTAATGCGCTTTTTCTGACACTTATGGTCAATGCTCGGCATTTGTTTTACGGCATTTCCATGCTGGATAAATTCAAAGGAGTGGGGAACAAGCGCTGGTACCTGATTTTTGGGCTTTGCGATGAATCTTTTTCAATCAATTATTCAGCGAAGGTTCCAAAAGATGTAGATAAAGGCTGGTTTTTCTTTTTCGTTACTCTTCTCAACCATTCTTACTGGGTGATCGGCTCAACTATTGGCGGCATTTTCGGTTCGTTGGTCGTGTTCAACACCGAAGGTTTGGAGTTTGTCATGACTGCACTTTTTGTTGTTATTTTCATAGAACAGCTGATGACAGGGAAAAAGTACGCCAGTGCATTAACGGGGCTTGGGCTTTCAACTGCTTGTCTTGTTGTATTTGGAGGAACCAATTTCACCATTCCGGCAATGCTGGCAATTCTCGGGGTTCTTACCTTATTTAGAAGACCAATGGAGAAGAAAGTGGAGGTGACAGCATGA
- a CDS encoding AEC family transporter, producing the protein MEVLLLIIMNVILPVFLLIGAGAILHLKYSLDMNTLAKLNTYLLMPALSFVNIYKNDMQADTLFHVLSFLILQSLCLMALSAGIAKSAKFDSSLSATFKNSVVLVNSGNFGLPVSQLVFHQNPLGLSIQIVVLIFQNLLTYTYGLYNSVSVNNRGLQAMKVFLKNPVIYAFLAGILCHALSIQIPSFIWTPIENTSDAFLAIALITLGAQSASLKLIRFSLPLVLSIVGRLILSPVIAITVILVLGLEGTTAQALFIASSFPTSRNSSLFALEYGNHPDYAAQAVLMSTVFSMATVTAVVYSAKLLFP; encoded by the coding sequence ATGGAGGTTTTACTGCTCATTATCATGAACGTCATTTTGCCCGTCTTTTTGCTGATCGGCGCAGGTGCCATCCTTCATCTTAAGTATTCTCTGGATATGAATACACTCGCTAAATTGAATACTTATCTTTTAATGCCAGCTTTGAGCTTTGTTAATATTTATAAAAATGACATGCAGGCGGATACCCTTTTTCACGTCCTTAGTTTTTTAATACTCCAAAGTTTATGTTTGATGGCATTAAGTGCCGGGATAGCAAAGTCAGCGAAATTTGACAGCAGCCTTTCTGCTACCTTTAAAAACAGTGTGGTGCTCGTCAACTCCGGGAACTTCGGTTTGCCGGTCAGCCAGCTGGTTTTTCACCAGAACCCTTTAGGGCTGTCCATCCAAATTGTCGTCTTGATCTTCCAGAACTTGCTTACCTATACATATGGCTTGTATAATTCCGTATCGGTCAATAACCGAGGGCTGCAAGCTATGAAGGTTTTCCTAAAAAACCCGGTCATCTATGCTTTTTTAGCCGGAATCCTTTGCCATGCTTTATCCATTCAGATTCCCAGCTTTATCTGGACTCCTATTGAAAACACGTCCGACGCTTTTTTGGCAATCGCTTTGATCACACTCGGAGCGCAAAGCGCATCGCTCAAACTAATCCGGTTTTCTTTGCCTTTGGTACTAAGCATTGTGGGCCGATTGATCCTGTCTCCCGTGATTGCCATCACGGTGATTCTCGTGTTGGGTCTGGAAGGCACTACAGCCCAGGCTCTATTCATCGCCAGCTCTTTTCCAACTTCCAGAAACAGTTCTCTTTTCGCCTTGGAATATGGAAACCATCCTGATTACGCCGCACAAGCTGTATTGATGTCTACTGTCTTCAGCATGGCAACCGTCACTGCCGTGGTCTATTCAGCAAAACTATTATTTCCGTGA
- a CDS encoding sigma-70 family RNA polymerase sigma factor, translating into MLYADERVLSGQKSLQNQEILISHYEKYEHFIYSFAYRMVKDGDIAEVVVQKVFIKLWHSFPFALEDSTAFSSQLLALTRKTSLEVLQEGIQLNTSSAESPEWQEKGAALSNSLLHLTEKQKKLLRWFYFDGLSQYAIAKKMNIPQSTVHLHIREAIHQLKASSENEREKSHCIMIRKLPDYFNLQMPPAETEAFEQHLASCSGCQEELFEWESLTKQFPYLSELQMPPPSLKELVLTAMFGEPEPLPLKQKNWLPILAAVLALSVGANTYLTSLISKKKKSRKIIRF; encoded by the coding sequence GTTTTATCTGGACAAAAATCTCTTCAGAATCAAGAAATATTGATTTCGCACTACGAGAAATACGAACACTTCATATACTCTTTTGCTTATCGTATGGTAAAAGATGGGGACATCGCCGAAGTTGTGGTTCAAAAGGTTTTCATAAAGCTTTGGCATTCATTTCCTTTTGCTCTGGAAGACAGCACTGCTTTCTCTTCGCAGCTGCTCGCTTTGACACGCAAAACTTCCCTTGAAGTCCTGCAAGAAGGCATCCAATTGAATACCTCATCGGCTGAATCTCCGGAATGGCAGGAAAAAGGAGCCGCACTCTCTAACTCTTTGCTGCATTTGACCGAAAAACAGAAAAAACTCTTGCGCTGGTTTTATTTTGATGGACTGTCTCAATACGCCATTGCGAAAAAAATGAACATTCCCCAAAGCACCGTTCATCTCCATATTCGTGAAGCGATCCACCAACTAAAAGCGTCCAGTGAAAATGAACGGGAAAAATCTCATTGCATCATGATCAGAAAATTGCCGGATTATTTCAATCTTCAGATGCCGCCGGCGGAAACAGAAGCTTTTGAACAGCATTTAGCCTCCTGTTCCGGATGCCAGGAAGAACTTTTTGAATGGGAATCATTGACCAAACAGTTCCCTTATTTATCGGAACTGCAAATGCCGCCACCCAGCCTGAAAGAGCTCGTGCTGACAGCAATGTTTGGAGAGCCGGAGCCGCTTCCCCTGAAGCAAAAAAATTGGCTGCCTATCCTTGCAGCTGTGCTGGCGCTTTCTGTTGGAGCGAATACCTATCTTACTTCTCTTATCTCTAAAAAGAAAAAATCACGAAAAATAATACGCTTCTGA
- a CDS encoding TerC family protein has product MGAILLEYAWVMLVLVGLEGILAADNAVVMAVMVKHLPGEQKKKALFYGLAAAFVFRFAALFMITLLVGVWQIQALGAAYLLFIAFKHIYDQRKGQGNDSLLETKKGSSFWGTVFKIEVADIAFAVDSMLAAVALALTLPHLGDTNIGGINAGPFVVMLSGGLIGVIIMRFAAHKFVQLLETYPQLETAAFIIVGWVGVKLLVMTLSHEKIHILPHDFPHSFTWTIIFWSVLIGIVAVGAWLGLREKEK; this is encoded by the coding sequence ATGGGAGCAATCTTATTGGAATATGCTTGGGTTATGCTGGTTCTGGTTGGACTGGAAGGGATTCTGGCTGCGGATAATGCTGTGGTCATGGCCGTGATGGTCAAGCATTTGCCAGGGGAACAAAAGAAGAAAGCGTTGTTTTACGGACTGGCTGCAGCGTTTGTGTTCCGCTTTGCTGCTTTGTTCATGATAACGCTGCTAGTGGGCGTCTGGCAGATTCAGGCACTTGGAGCCGCTTATTTGTTATTCATCGCTTTCAAGCATATTTATGATCAACGGAAAGGACAGGGCAATGATTCCCTACTGGAAACGAAGAAAGGTTCCAGTTTTTGGGGCACTGTTTTCAAGATTGAAGTGGCGGATATCGCCTTTGCGGTCGACTCGATGCTTGCCGCGGTCGCCTTGGCACTGACATTGCCGCATCTTGGCGATACCAATATTGGAGGCATCAATGCCGGCCCCTTTGTGGTCATGCTGAGCGGCGGGTTGATCGGTGTCATCATCATGCGGTTTGCAGCTCATAAATTCGTTCAGCTGCTTGAAACTTACCCGCAGCTTGAAACAGCCGCTTTTATCATTGTGGGTTGGGTCGGAGTGAAGCTTTTGGTCATGACGCTGTCCCATGAAAAAATTCATATCCTGCCTCATGATTTCCCTCATTCGTTTACTTGGACAATTATATTCTGGAGCGTCTTAATCGGCATCGTTGCAGTCGGCGCCTGGCTGGGTCTGAGAGAAAAAGAGAAGTAA